In uncultured Bacteroides sp., the following proteins share a genomic window:
- a CDS encoding ABC transporter ATP-binding protein: MKEFIHILRRFIPPYKKFLILNILFNILSAILNIFSFSLIIPILQILFKLSNQVYKFIPWDANMSLKNIVVNNFYYYVTDMIKVYGGSKTLLILGLFLAVMTLFKTGAYILTFATIIPIRTGVVRDIRNQVYQKLLSLPLSFYSEERKGDIMARMSGDVQEVENSIMSSLDMLFKNPILILIYFITLITISWELTLFTITVLPGMGWLMGTIGKKLKKKSMVAQKQWSDMMSQTEETLGGLRIIKAFNAENKMDSRFTRCNNEYRHTISKVNTRQQMSGPMSEFLGTTLIVIVLWFGGTLILRNSSSIDAPSFIFYLVILYSLINPLKDFSKAGYAVPKGLASMERVDKILKAENTMKISENPTPIKEFKGKIEFKDVSFKYESVYVLKHINLVIPKGKTIALVGQSGSGKSTMVDLLPRFYDVTEGEILIDGVNVKEATLFDLRGMMGNVNQDAILFNDTFFNNIAFGVENATMEQVIEASKIANAHEFIITSEKGYDTNIGDRGGKLSGGQRQRISIARAILKNPSILILDEATSALDTESERMVQDALDNLMKNRTTIAIAHRLSTIKNADEICVLHEGEIVERGKHNELIELDGYYKRLCDMQGF; this comes from the coding sequence ATGAAAGAATTTATCCATATCTTAAGAAGATTTATTCCTCCTTACAAAAAGTTCCTGATACTTAATATCCTTTTTAATATCCTTTCGGCCATACTCAATATCTTCTCTTTTTCTCTTATCATCCCTATTCTGCAAATCCTGTTTAAACTAAGTAACCAGGTTTACAAGTTTATTCCCTGGGATGCAAACATGAGTTTAAAAAATATAGTTGTTAATAACTTCTATTATTATGTAACTGATATGATTAAGGTATATGGCGGAAGCAAAACCTTACTTATATTAGGACTCTTTCTTGCGGTAATGACATTATTTAAAACGGGTGCATATATTCTTACCTTTGCAACAATAATTCCTATTCGTACAGGAGTTGTAAGAGACATACGTAATCAGGTATACCAAAAGCTTCTTAGTCTGCCACTTAGTTTCTATTCTGAGGAACGTAAAGGAGATATCATGGCCAGAATGAGTGGTGATGTGCAGGAAGTAGAGAACTCCATCATGAGTTCGCTGGATATGTTATTTAAAAATCCTATTCTGATTCTCATCTATTTCATTACATTAATCACAATCAGCTGGGAGCTAACGCTTTTTACTATTACCGTTCTTCCTGGAATGGGTTGGTTAATGGGAACCATTGGTAAAAAGCTTAAGAAAAAATCAATGGTCGCTCAGAAGCAATGGAGCGATATGATGTCACAGACCGAAGAAACATTAGGCGGACTTCGTATCATTAAAGCTTTCAATGCCGAAAATAAAATGGATAGTCGCTTTACTCGTTGCAACAATGAATATCGTCATACAATTAGCAAGGTAAATACGCGCCAGCAGATGTCCGGCCCTATGAGTGAATTTCTTGGAACAACACTTATTGTAATTGTATTATGGTTTGGCGGTACATTGATTCTGAGAAACAGTTCATCTATTGATGCACCTTCATTCATTTTCTATCTGGTTATTCTTTATAGCCTCATCAACCCATTAAAGGATTTTTCCAAAGCCGGATATGCTGTGCCAAAAGGTTTAGCCTCCATGGAACGAGTAGATAAGATCCTTAAGGCAGAAAACACAATGAAGATTTCAGAGAATCCTACTCCTATTAAAGAGTTTAAAGGCAAGATTGAATTCAAAGACGTATCATTTAAATATGAATCAGTCTATGTATTGAAACATATCAATCTGGTTATTCCCAAAGGAAAGACTATAGCTTTGGTTGGACAGTCGGGTTCAGGAAAATCTACAATGGTTGATCTGCTTCCCCGCTTTTACGATGTTACTGAAGGAGAAATCCTTATTGACGGAGTAAATGTGAAAGAGGCTACACTATTCGACTTGAGAGGCATGATGGGTAATGTAAATCAGGATGCAATTCTGTTTAATGATACATTCTTTAATAACATTGCCTTCGGAGTGGAAAATGCCACCATGGAACAAGTAATTGAAGCTTCCAAAATTGCAAATGCACACGAATTCATCATTACCAGCGAAAAAGGCTATGATACAAATATTGGTGATCGTGGAGGAAAACTTTCCGGCGGACAGCGTCAGCGCATCAGCATTGCCCGTGCAATTCTGAAAAATCCTTCTATTCTGATTCTAGACGAAGCAACTTCTGCCTTAGATACTGAATCAGAACGCATGGTACAGGATGCACTCGACAACCTGATGAAGAACCGTACCACTATTGCCATTGCTCACCGTCTATCTACCATTAAAAATGCTGATGAGATTTGCGTTCTTCACGAAGGTGAGATTGTGGAACGCGGAAAGCACAATGAACTTATAGAGTTGGATGGCTATTACAAACGTTTATGTGATATGCAGGGATTCTAA
- a CDS encoding ABC transporter permease, with translation MKEATFKDKISEGFQDLFYIWKREFQTTFRDQGVLIFFILVPLLYPLIYGFIYTNEVVREVPAVVVDDSHSSLSREFIRKVDATADVEVKAYCSNMEEAKQMMKERKAYGIIYIPSQFSDDIARGNQTKVSLYCDMSGLLYYKGILLSATAVSLDMNKNIKISRAGNTTNRQDEITAHPIDYDNVALFNPQNGFAAFLIPAVLILLIQQTLLLGIGLSAGTAREHNRFKDLVPINRHYNGTLRIVMGKGLSYFMVYSIISVYVLCVVPRIFNLNQIGQPDTLILFMLPYLAACIFFAMTASIAIRNRETCMLIFVFTSLPLLFISGISWPGAAVPAFWKYVSYIFPSTFGINGFVRINNMGATLNEVTREYQALWLQAGFYFLTTCWVYRWQIINSRKHVLNKYREMKAKEQLDAREITE, from the coding sequence ATGAAAGAAGCAACTTTTAAAGATAAGATATCAGAAGGATTTCAGGATCTGTTTTATATCTGGAAAAGAGAATTCCAAACCACATTCCGTGATCAGGGAGTTCTTATATTCTTTATTCTTGTGCCCTTGCTGTATCCTTTAATCTATGGATTCATATATACAAATGAAGTGGTACGTGAAGTTCCTGCTGTCGTTGTAGATGATTCTCATTCTTCGTTAAGCCGTGAATTTATTCGTAAGGTTGATGCTACCGCCGATGTGGAAGTAAAAGCTTACTGTAGCAACATGGAAGAGGCTAAACAAATGATGAAGGAGAGAAAGGCCTATGGTATAATCTATATTCCAAGTCAATTCAGCGATGATATAGCCAGAGGAAATCAGACCAAAGTGAGCCTTTACTGTGATATGAGCGGATTACTTTATTACAAAGGTATTTTGCTTTCTGCCACAGCTGTTTCATTGGATATGAATAAGAATATTAAGATTAGTCGTGCAGGAAATACAACTAACAGACAAGACGAGATTACTGCTCACCCTATAGATTATGATAATGTGGCTCTATTTAATCCTCAAAACGGATTTGCTGCATTTCTTATTCCAGCAGTACTTATTTTGCTGATACAGCAAACTTTATTATTAGGTATAGGGCTTTCAGCAGGAACAGCCCGTGAGCATAACAGATTTAAGGATCTGGTTCCTATCAACCGGCATTATAACGGTACCCTGAGAATTGTTATGGGAAAAGGACTAAGCTACTTCATGGTTTATTCCATTATTTCCGTTTATGTGCTTTGTGTGGTTCCCCGTATTTTTAATCTTAATCAAATTGGGCAACCAGATACATTAATTCTGTTTATGTTACCGTACTTAGCTGCATGCATCTTCTTTGCCATGACTGCTTCCATTGCAATCCGTAACAGAGAAACATGTATGCTGATATTTGTATTTACTTCACTCCCACTATTATTTATCTCAGGAATTTCCTGGCCGGGAGCTGCGGTACCCGCATTTTGGAAATATGTATCATATATATTTCCTTCTACTTTCGGGATCAATGGTTTTGTGAGAATCAATAATATGGGAGCTACCTTAAATGAGGTAACCCGTGAATACCAGGCTCTTTGGTTACAAGCCGGTTTTTATTTCCTTACTACCTGCTGGGTATATCGCTGGCAAATAATAAACAGCCGCAAGCATGTATTAAATAAATATAGAGAGATGAAAGCCAAAGAGCAACTTGATGCCAGAGAAATAACGGAGTAA
- a CDS encoding ABC transporter permease: protein MEVKQKKYISLWHVMKRECKRLVSRPLYLFCMVIAPMFCYIFFTTLMGSGLPTDLPIGAVDLDNSSTSRSILRNLDAFEQTNIVARYESFDEARIAMQRGDIYGFFYIPQKLAEKAISSRQPRISFYTNNSYLIAGSLLFKDMKMMSELAGGALARATLYAKGATEEQAIAALQPIVIDTHPLNNPWLNYSVYLCNTLVPGILMLLIFMTTVYSIGVEIKDRTAREWLRMGNNSIYISLAGKLIPQTAVFFIMSVFYNTYLYGYLHFPCNSGIFPMIFASLLLVLASQAFGVVMIGTFPSLRLGLSFASLWGVISFSISGFSFPVMAMHPVLQALSNLFPLRHYFLIYVDQALNGYSMVYSWTNYMALLLFIMLPFAVMSRLKSALIYYKYMP from the coding sequence ATGGAAGTAAAACAAAAGAAATATATTAGTCTCTGGCATGTCATGAAGCGCGAATGTAAGCGTTTGGTGTCTCGCCCGCTTTATCTCTTTTGTATGGTTATAGCTCCCATGTTTTGCTATATATTCTTTACTACTTTAATGGGATCAGGGCTACCTACAGATCTGCCAATAGGTGCTGTAGATTTAGATAACTCATCTACATCACGCTCCATACTTCGAAATCTTGATGCATTTGAGCAAACAAATATTGTAGCTAGATATGAGAGTTTTGATGAAGCAAGAATAGCCATGCAACGAGGAGATATCTATGGATTCTTTTATATTCCTCAGAAATTAGCAGAAAAGGCTATCAGTAGTCGCCAACCCAGAATATCCTTTTACACAAATAATTCTTATCTGATAGCAGGTTCATTGCTTTTCAAAGATATGAAAATGATGTCAGAACTGGCAGGTGGAGCTTTGGCACGTGCCACACTTTATGCAAAAGGTGCTACTGAAGAACAGGCTATAGCAGCATTGCAACCAATAGTGATTGACACTCACCCACTAAATAATCCTTGGCTGAATTATTCTGTTTATCTGTGCAACACTCTTGTTCCGGGGATATTAATGCTGCTCATATTCATGACTACAGTCTATTCAATTGGAGTGGAGATTAAGGACAGAACAGCCAGAGAATGGTTACGAATGGGGAATAACTCTATTTACATTTCATTGGCAGGGAAACTGATACCGCAAACAGCAGTATTCTTTATAATGAGTGTTTTTTATAATACATATCTCTACGGATATTTACATTTCCCATGCAACAGTGGCATTTTTCCAATGATTTTTGCTTCTTTGCTGTTGGTTCTTGCATCACAGGCTTTTGGAGTAGTAATGATTGGAACCTTTCCATCTTTACGTCTGGGACTGAGTTTTGCCTCACTTTGGGGAGTTATCTCTTTTTCCATTTCAGGATTTTCATTCCCTGTTATGGCTATGCACCCGGTACTTCAGGCACTCTCAAACCTATTCCCGTTAAGGCATTATTTCTTAATATATGTGGATCAGGCGCTGAACGGATACAGCATGGTGTATTCCTGGACTAACTATATGGCACTACTGCTATTTATAATGTTGCCCTTTGCTGTAATGTCGCGACTAAAGAGTGCTTTAATTTATTATAAATATATGCCATAA
- the mdh gene encoding malate dehydrogenase: MSKVTVVGAGNVGATCANVLAFNEVADEVVMLDVKEGVSEGKAMDMMQTAQLLGFDTTVVGCTNDYAKTANSDVVVITSGIPRKPGMTREELIGVNAGIVKAVAGNILKYSPDAIIVVISNPMDTMTYLSLKSLGLPKNRIIGMGGTLDSSRFKYFLSQALGCNANEVEGMVIGGHGDTTMIPLARLATYKGIPVSQLLSAEKLDEVVKSTMVGGATLTGLLGTSAWYAPGAAGAFVVESIIKNQKKMIPSCVALDGEYGQNDICIGVPAIIGRNGVEKIVELELTAEEKELFEKSAAAVRKTNSVLKEINAL, encoded by the coding sequence ATGTCAAAAGTAACCGTAGTAGGCGCAGGTAACGTAGGTGCTACATGTGCAAATGTTCTTGCCTTCAATGAAGTAGCAGATGAAGTAGTAATGCTTGATGTTAAAGAAGGTGTTTCTGAAGGTAAAGCAATGGATATGATGCAAACAGCTCAATTGTTGGGTTTTGACACCACAGTTGTTGGTTGCACAAATGATTATGCTAAAACTGCAAATTCAGATGTTGTAGTAATTACTTCAGGTATTCCTCGTAAGCCAGGTATGACTCGTGAAGAACTTATCGGTGTTAACGCTGGTATTGTTAAAGCTGTTGCCGGTAACATTTTGAAATATTCTCCAGATGCTATTATCGTAGTAATCTCTAACCCAATGGATACCATGACTTACCTTTCTCTTAAGTCTCTTGGTTTACCTAAGAACAGAATCATCGGTATGGGTGGTACATTGGATAGCTCACGTTTCAAATATTTCTTGTCACAAGCATTAGGTTGCAATGCTAATGAAGTAGAAGGTATGGTAATTGGTGGTCACGGTGACACAACAATGATTCCTTTGGCTCGTTTGGCTACTTACAAAGGTATTCCTGTAAGTCAACTTTTGAGCGCTGAAAAACTTGACGAAGTTGTTAAGTCTACTATGGTAGGTGGAGCTACTTTAACTGGTCTTCTTGGAACTTCTGCATGGTATGCACCAGGTGCTGCCGGAGCATTTGTTGTTGAATCAATCATCAAGAACCAAAAGAAGATGATTCCTTCTTGTGTTGCTTTGGATGGTGAATATGGACAAAACGATATCTGTATCGGTGTTCCTGCAATCATTGGCCGTAATGGTGTTGAAAAGATTGTTGAACTTGAATTGACTGCTGAAGAAAAAGAACTTTTCGAAAAGAGCGCTGCTGCTGTTAGAAAAACAAACAGTGTATTGAAAGAAATCAATGCATTATAA
- a CDS encoding pyridoxine 5'-phosphate synthase, with the protein MTKLSVNINKVATIRNARGGNTPNVTKVALDCEMFGAEGITVHPRPDERHIRRADVYEMRPLLKTEFNIEGYPSPEFIELVLQVKPHQVTLVPDDPSQITSNAGWDTKANLAFLTEVLDRFTRAGIRTSVFVAPDVEMVEYAAKAGADRVELYTEPYATLYEKDPEAAIAPFMEAAKAARSLGLGLNAGHDLSLVNLNYLYKNIPWIDEVSIGHALISDALYLGLEKTIQEYKNCLR; encoded by the coding sequence ATGACAAAGTTAAGTGTGAACATCAACAAAGTGGCCACTATTCGTAATGCCAGAGGAGGAAATACCCCAAATGTTACGAAAGTAGCATTAGACTGTGAAATGTTTGGTGCGGAAGGAATCACTGTTCATCCCCGACCAGACGAAAGACACATCCGTCGTGCTGATGTGTATGAAATGCGGCCACTGTTAAAAACAGAATTCAACATAGAGGGTTATCCTTCTCCTGAGTTTATAGAATTGGTATTGCAGGTAAAACCTCATCAGGTAACACTGGTTCCCGATGATCCTTCTCAGATTACCTCTAATGCAGGATGGGATACAAAAGCAAATCTGGCTTTTCTGACAGAAGTGCTGGATAGGTTTACCCGTGCAGGAATACGTACATCTGTATTTGTTGCTCCTGATGTTGAAATGGTTGAATATGCAGCAAAGGCTGGTGCAGACAGAGTGGAACTTTATACCGAACCTTATGCTACGCTTTATGAGAAAGATCCCGAAGCTGCAATTGCTCCTTTTATGGAAGCAGCGAAGGCAGCGCGTAGTCTGGGCTTAGGATTAAATGCAGGGCATGATCTTAGTCTGGTTAATCTGAATTATCTTTATAAGAATATTCCATGGATAGATGAAGTTTCTATTGGTCATGCACTGATTAGCGATGCTCTCTATCTGGGACTTGAAAAGACAATTCAGGAATACAAAAACTGTTTGCGATAA
- a CDS encoding efflux RND transporter periplasmic adaptor subunit: MASQKSQNSNMLLAFITLLGVIAIVALVGFFMLRKGPEIIQGQAEVTEYRVSSKVPGRILEFRVKEGDTVKAGDTLAILEAPEVAAKMMQAQAAESAAQAQNQKAIKGARSEQIQTAYEMWQKSKAGVDIAEKSYKRVKNLFEQGVMSAQKMDELTAQRDAAIATEKAAHAQYSMAKNGAEREDKLAASALVDRAKGAVAEVQSYVKETVLIAPMGGEVSEIFPKLGELVGTGAPIMNVANMDDMWVTFNVREDLLNSLTVGSEFTSIIPSMNNKEVKLKVYFMKDLGTYAAWKATKTTGQFDLKTFEVRAHLVEKIQNLRPGMSVIIKK; this comes from the coding sequence ATGGCATCACAAAAATCACAAAACAGCAATATGCTGCTGGCATTTATTACCCTGCTTGGGGTTATTGCAATAGTTGCTTTAGTAGGTTTCTTCATGCTGAGAAAAGGACCAGAGATTATTCAAGGGCAGGCCGAAGTGACTGAATATAGGGTTTCTAGTAAAGTTCCGGGAAGAATTCTGGAATTCAGAGTGAAAGAAGGCGATACAGTAAAGGCTGGTGATACTCTGGCCATACTTGAAGCGCCAGAAGTTGCTGCAAAAATGATGCAGGCACAAGCTGCCGAATCTGCTGCACAGGCACAAAACCAGAAAGCAATAAAAGGAGCTCGTTCCGAACAGATTCAGACTGCTTATGAAATGTGGCAAAAATCTAAAGCCGGAGTTGATATTGCCGAGAAGTCATATAAAAGAGTGAAAAATCTTTTTGAACAAGGCGTAATGTCTGCTCAGAAGATGGACGAATTAACTGCACAGCGAGATGCTGCCATTGCTACAGAAAAAGCTGCTCATGCACAATATTCTATGGCTAAGAACGGAGCAGAACGTGAAGATAAACTTGCAGCGTCTGCATTAGTTGACAGAGCAAAAGGTGCTGTAGCAGAAGTTCAGTCATATGTAAAGGAAACAGTATTAATAGCTCCAATGGGAGGAGAAGTCAGTGAAATATTTCCTAAATTGGGAGAGCTTGTGGGAACCGGTGCACCAATCATGAATGTGGCCAATATGGACGATATGTGGGTAACCTTCAATGTTCGTGAAGATCTTCTGAACAGCCTTACTGTTGGATCTGAATTTACATCCATTATTCCTTCTATGAATAATAAAGAAGTGAAACTGAAGGTGTATTTCATGAAAGACCTGGGAACTTATGCAGCATGGAAAGCAACTAAGACAACCGGACAGTTTGATTTAAAAACATTTGAAGTTCGTGCACATCTGGTTGAAAAGATTCAGAATCTTCGCCCGGGAATGTCTGTTATCATTAAGAAATAA
- a CDS encoding TonB family protein translates to MAKDNLTSKEWCDLIFQGKNKEYGAYRIRLESTERYNRSMFIILVVVLIGFSLLKINEVTAPKQDEVVVEVSTISQLDEPIPDNPPKPKSGPAAKKGGGAPKQQKVSSEKPGAAPVVRGEAIAVGNANTVNKVKSDQVKIVQQVPAEDENVKAEKASAAAANKLVANAFGRAKSAGGIGAGTTGTGKGDGSKGNSYAGRGYGSGTGSGTGNGSGNGSFDLDGRSLGPDGLPHPSYNVREEGRVVVTIVVNPEGQVIRTSINKMTNTTNPVLRKAAEDAAKKARFNSVHGLNNQTGTITYYFKLK, encoded by the coding sequence ATGGCAAAGGATAATTTGACTTCCAAAGAATGGTGTGACTTGATATTCCAGGGAAAAAACAAGGAATATGGAGCTTATAGAATACGTCTCGAATCTACTGAGAGGTACAATCGTTCAATGTTCATTATTCTCGTTGTTGTACTTATCGGATTTAGTCTGCTTAAAATAAATGAGGTTACTGCTCCTAAACAAGATGAGGTGGTGGTTGAAGTTTCAACGATTTCTCAGTTAGATGAACCAATTCCTGACAATCCTCCTAAGCCGAAATCGGGTCCGGCTGCAAAGAAGGGTGGTGGAGCACCAAAGCAACAAAAGGTGTCATCCGAAAAACCTGGGGCTGCTCCTGTGGTTAGAGGGGAAGCTATTGCGGTGGGAAATGCAAATACCGTGAACAAAGTTAAGTCTGATCAGGTTAAGATTGTGCAGCAAGTGCCAGCGGAAGATGAAAATGTAAAGGCTGAAAAAGCTTCGGCCGCAGCAGCCAATAAACTGGTGGCAAATGCTTTTGGACGTGCAAAATCTGCCGGAGGTATTGGTGCCGGAACCACCGGTACAGGAAAAGGTGATGGCTCTAAAGGTAATTCCTATGCCGGAAGAGGATACGGATCAGGAACAGGGTCGGGTACTGGAAACGGTTCGGGGAATGGATCTTTTGATCTTGACGGACGTTCACTTGGCCCCGATGGCTTGCCACATCCTTCATACAATGTGAGAGAAGAAGGTAGGGTTGTTGTTACTATAGTTGTTAATCCGGAAGGACAGGTGATTAGAACAAGTATCAATAAAATGACGAATACAACTAATCCGGTTCTTCGCAAGGCGGCTGAAGATGCTGCTAAGAAGGCACGTTTTAATTCTGTGCACGGATTAAATAATCAAACAGGAACAATCACTTATTATTTCAAACTTAAATAA
- a CDS encoding NAD kinase — MKFAIFGNCFQAKKSLHAETLFTILKQHGAEIYVDWEFYEFLTKDLHFAPKVSGLIGNDDFEADMVICIGGDGTFLKAAGRVGKKNIPILGINTGRLGFLADVSPEEMSETFNEIHKGEYRIEDRSILQLESDLEELKGDPFALNEIAILKRDSSSMISIHTTINGAYLTTYQADGLVISTPTGSTAYSLSVGGPIIVPHSNTIAITPVAPHSLNVRPIVIRDDWEIKLNVESRSHSFLIAVDGRSESCNEGSCLTIRKADYTIKVVKRTKHVFFDTLRTKMMWGVDNRSIQ; from the coding sequence ATGAAATTCGCTATTTTCGGAAACTGTTTTCAAGCAAAAAAATCACTACATGCTGAAACGCTATTTACAATACTAAAACAACATGGTGCCGAGATTTACGTAGACTGGGAGTTTTATGAATTCCTAACTAAAGACCTCCATTTTGCTCCTAAAGTAAGCGGATTAATAGGAAATGATGATTTTGAAGCAGACATGGTAATCTGCATTGGAGGTGACGGAACATTTCTGAAAGCAGCCGGCCGTGTGGGAAAGAAAAACATTCCTATCCTGGGCATAAATACAGGACGCCTTGGCTTTCTTGCCGATGTTTCCCCCGAAGAGATGAGTGAAACCTTCAACGAAATTCACAAAGGAGAATACAGAATAGAGGATCGTAGCATTCTGCAATTGGAAAGCGACCTTGAGGAACTTAAAGGAGATCCATTTGCCCTGAACGAAATAGCGATACTAAAACGAGACAGTTCTTCAATGATTTCCATTCATACAACTATCAACGGAGCTTATCTTACTACTTATCAGGCTGACGGACTGGTTATTTCCACTCCTACCGGATCAACTGCTTACTCACTAAGTGTGGGAGGTCCTATTATTGTGCCTCATTCAAATACTATAGCCATAACTCCGGTAGCTCCTCACAGTCTGAATGTTCGCCCTATTGTAATCCGGGACGATTGGGAAATAAAACTTAATGTAGAAAGCCGCAGTCACAGTTTCCTTATTGCCGTGGATGGACGTAGTGAATCATGTAATGAAGGAAGTTGTCTCACAATACGTAAAGCCGATTACACAATAAAGGTGGTAAAACGAACTAAGCATGTCTTTTTCGACACACTCCGCACTAAAATGATGTGGGGCGTTGACAACCGCTCAATTCAATAA
- a CDS encoding TolC family protein yields MKKSLCLVLLLSITGSLSSQEVLSLDSCRALALANNKELRIGNEKIKAAYYDRKAAFTNYLPNISAMGTYMRNEKNIALLGEDKFLPIGSLTSSGTFGYTPGTGQVQEIKLPTGQWVPTDASGVPFDPTKNPEKLVWKQYTTIPKDQFEFDTKNVYVGAITLTQPIYMGGKIRAYNKITQFAEELAKSQHKSGMQEVILNTDQAYWQVVSLVNKKNLAEGYLKLLKKLEGDVDKMIAEGVATKADGLSIKVKVNEAEMTLTKVEDGLSLSRMLLCQICGIDLTTPIKLTDETINNISVNPSTGVANIDMAFENRPELKSLKLATDIYNQKINVTRSEFLPSVALIGNYIVSNPSMFNGFENKFRGQWNVGVMVKVPIWHWGEGSYKVNAAKAEARVAQFQLADAKEKIQLQVNQSAFKVNEAAKKLVMAEKNMEKAEENLRYATLGFEEGVIPPSNVLEAHTAWLSAQSEKIDAQIDVKLTEIYLQKSLGTLTK; encoded by the coding sequence ATGAAAAAATCACTCTGTTTAGTTTTACTGTTAAGTATTACTGGCTCATTAAGTTCGCAAGAAGTTTTAAGTCTAGATAGTTGTCGTGCATTAGCTCTGGCCAACAACAAAGAATTGCGAATTGGCAATGAAAAAATAAAAGCGGCATACTATGATAGAAAAGCTGCATTCACCAACTATCTTCCCAACATCTCTGCAATGGGAACTTATATGCGCAATGAAAAAAACATTGCGCTCCTTGGAGAAGATAAATTCCTGCCAATAGGTTCATTAACGTCAAGCGGCACCTTCGGTTATACTCCGGGAACCGGACAAGTGCAGGAAATTAAGCTTCCTACAGGTCAATGGGTACCAACGGATGCTAGCGGAGTACCTTTCGATCCTACCAAAAATCCGGAAAAGCTTGTCTGGAAACAATACACAACCATTCCAAAGGATCAATTCGAGTTCGATACAAAAAATGTATATGTGGGAGCTATCACACTTACCCAACCTATTTATATGGGTGGAAAGATCAGAGCCTACAATAAAATAACCCAATTTGCAGAAGAGCTGGCTAAGTCTCAGCACAAATCGGGCATGCAAGAGGTTATTTTAAATACAGATCAGGCATACTGGCAAGTTGTGTCATTAGTGAACAAAAAGAATTTGGCAGAAGGTTATCTGAAACTACTTAAGAAACTGGAGGGCGATGTGGATAAAATGATCGCTGAAGGTGTTGCAACTAAGGCTGACGGACTTTCCATAAAAGTAAAAGTTAACGAAGCAGAGATGACTCTCACAAAAGTGGAGGACGGTTTAAGTCTTTCCCGAATGCTTTTATGTCAGATTTGCGGCATTGATTTAACTACTCCTATTAAATTAACGGACGAGACAATTAATAATATATCAGTTAATCCTTCTACCGGAGTAGCTAATATAGATATGGCATTCGAGAACCGCCCCGAACTAAAAAGTCTGAAACTGGCAACTGATATTTACAACCAGAAAATAAATGTTACTCGTTCCGAATTCCTTCCTTCTGTGGCTTTAATCGGAAATTATATTGTTAGTAATCCTTCTATGTTCAATGGGTTTGAAAATAAGTTCCGTGGTCAATGGAATGTAGGAGTTATGGTAAAAGTTCCCATCTGGCACTGGGGAGAAGGCTCTTATAAGGTAAATGCAGCAAAAGCAGAAGCTAGAGTTGCTCAATTCCAATTGGCTGATGCAAAAGAAAAGATTCAGTTGCAGGTAAATCAGTCGGCTTTCAAAGTAAATGAAGCAGCAAAGAAGCTTGTGATGGCTGAAAAGAACATGGAAAAAGCAGAAGAGAATTTACGCTATGCTACCCTAGGATTTGAAGAAGGAGTTATACCTCCAAGCAATGTGCTCGAAGCACACACAGCATGGCTATCAGCTCAATCTGAAAAAATAGATGCACAAATTGACGTTAAGTTAACCGAGATTTACCTGCAAAAATCATTAGGAACATTGACAAAATGA
- a CDS encoding DJ-1 family glyoxalase III, producing MGTVYLFLAEGFEEIEAISVVDILRRAGINAKTISITGNKVVLGAHGIPVVADNVFEDEDFSKAEMLVLPGGMPGASGLDAHKGLRELILSIAKANKPLAAICAAPLVYGNLGLLKGKQATCYPGFEKFLEGADLTREKAVVRDGLLITAEGPAAASAFALEIVTFLLGKEQAAEIAKGMLVRN from the coding sequence ATGGGAACAGTTTATCTATTTTTAGCTGAAGGCTTTGAAGAGATTGAAGCCATCTCTGTGGTCGATATTTTACGTCGTGCGGGCATAAACGCAAAAACGATTTCTATAACAGGAAATAAAGTCGTTTTGGGAGCGCACGGTATTCCGGTTGTTGCAGACAATGTTTTTGAAGATGAAGATTTCTCAAAAGCTGAAATGCTTGTGCTTCCTGGTGGAATGCCTGGAGCTTCTGGGCTTGATGCTCACAAAGGATTGCGTGAATTGATTTTAAGTATTGCTAAGGCGAACAAACCTTTGGCTGCAATCTGTGCAGCTCCGTTGGTTTATGGAAACCTTGGTTTACTCAAAGGTAAGCAGGCAACCTGTTATCCGGGATTTGAAAAGTTCCTGGAAGGTGCTGATCTTACTCGCGAAAAGGCGGTGGTAAGAGACGGTTTACTTATCACAGCCGAAGGGCCTGCTGCCGCATCTGCTTTCGCTTTGGAAATAGTGACTTTCTTGTTAGGAAAAGAACAGGCTGCTGAAATTGCTAAAGGAATGCTTGTAAGGAACTAA